From the genome of Populus alba chromosome 10, ASM523922v2, whole genome shotgun sequence, one region includes:
- the LOC118059675 gene encoding uncharacterized protein At2g39795, mitochondrial-like, with protein sequence MSFTAILRKSASAATPLASRLVRVGQRDYHSALFSALKRQVNLPWKSPSFVPFLQRYCSAATETLRPSSTESLLRVIESEIKDAQENDDNDRVEEIPKDFPFKIDDNAGQQTVILTREYEGELVKVEVHMPDFVTGEENDVDDDKEQPVQSSIPLVVTVSKKSGTCLQFNCVAYADEITIDSISIGVPETSEDEMAFDGPNFHDLDENLKKGFHKYLEIRGIKASTTNFLHEYMISKDSREYMGWLSNLKQFIEA encoded by the exons ATGTCTTTCACTGCAATTCTCCGCAAATCGGCTTCCGCTGCAACACCACTAGCGTCTCGACTCGTTCGAGTCGGGCAGAGAGATTACCACTCTGCACTCTTCTCTGCACTGAAACGCCAAGTCAATCTCCCTTGGAAAAGTCCCTCCTTCGTTCCATTTCTGCAACGTTATTGTTCCGCGGCTACTGAAACTCTGAGGCCCAGTTCAACCGAATCGCTTCTTCGAGTTATTGAATCGGAAATCAAGGACGCCCAGGAAAACGATGACAATGATCGT GTCGAAGAGATTCCAAAGGACTTCCCTTTCAAGATTGATGACAATGCTGGGCAGCAAACTGTGATACTGACAAGAGAATATGAAGGTGAACTTGTGAAAGTTGAAGTTCACATGCCTGATTTTGTTACCGGGGAGGAAaatgatgttgatgatgataaggagCAGCCTGTGCAATCTAGTATACCATTAGTTGTTACAGTCTCCAAGAAGAGCGGAACTTGTCTACAGTTTAACTGTGTTGCTTATGCTGATGAGATAACAATCGACAGCATCTCAATTGGAGTTCCTGAAACTTCTGAAGATGAAATGGCATTTGATGGACCTAACTTTCA TGATTTGGATGAGAACCTGAAGAAAGGTTTTCACAAGTATCTAGAGATCAGAGGAATAAAGGCCAGCACCACCAATTTCTTACACGAGTACATGATCAGCAAGGACAGTCGAGAATACATGGGATGGTTGAGCAATCTTAAGCAGTTCATTGAAGcataa